Genomic segment of Pseudomonas iranensis:
ACCGACGGGCGCTGGGTCGCAAGAATCAAGTGAATCCCCGCCGCACGCGCTTTTTGCGCAATACGGGCAATCAGTTCTTCAACCTTCTTGCCGACGATCATCATCATGTCGGCGAATTCGTCCACCACTACAACGATGGTCGGCAGTTTCTGCAGCAGCGGCGCTTCGTCATGAATGCTTTCGCGCTTGTACAGCGGATCGCTCAACGGCTCGCCGGCATCCTGGGCTTCCTTGACCTTGGCGTTGAAGCCGGACAGGTTACGCACGCCCATTTTCGCCATCAGCTTGTAGCGACGCTCCATCTCGGCAACGCTCCAGCGCAAGGCGTTGGCGGCGTCCTTCATGTCGGTCACAACCGGGCAGAGCAGGTGCGGAATGCCTTCGTAGATCGACAGCTCAAGCATTTTCGGGTCGATCATGATCAGCTTGGCGTCGTCCGGGCCGGACTTGAACAGGATCGACAGGATCATCGCGTTCACGCCCACGGACTTACCGGAACCGGTGGTACCGGCCACCAGCAAGTGCGGCATCTTCGCCAGGTCGGTGATGACCGGCTTGCCGCCGATGTCATGACCGAGCGCCAGGGTGACCGGGGATTTGAAGTTGTCGTACTCGGGGGTCGACAGCACCTCGGAGAAACGCACGATCTGGCGGTCTTCGTTGGGAATCTCGATACCGACGGTGGTCTTGCCCGGAATCACCTCGACGACCCGCACACTGGTCACCGCCAGCGAACGCGCGAGGTCTTTGGCCAGGTTGGCGATACGGCTGACTTTTACCCCGGCGGCAGGCTGGATCTCGTAACGGGTAATCACCGGGCCCGGGTGGATCGAGTCAACGGTGACTTCGACGCCGAACTCCTTGAGCTTGATTTCCAGCAAGTGGCCGACCGCTGCCAAGGACTCAGGCGAATAGTTGAGCTGTTTCTTTTCCGCAGGATCCAGGATGGAGATCGGCGGCAAGGTGCCTTCGACCGCGCTGTCGACGAACAACGGCGCCTGCTTCTCTTTCTGTACGCGCTTGCTCGGCTCTGGGACCTTGGCCGGTGCCGGCGCGATCACCGGTGGCACCTGCTTCTCGCGGTCGGACATGTGCTTGCTCAGCGCTTGCTCACGCTCGATCAGGCGTTCCTTGACCTTGGCCTGTTCACGCTTGTCGGTGACAGTCGGTGCGACCACATCGTGGACGCGGTCATCAACCTCACGCAGTTGCGCGACCAGTTGCTTGCGCTCGGTGCGCGCCGACCACCAGCGGTTGAGCGCGCCCTGGAACAGCTCGAACAGATCGAGGGTGATCTTGCCGGTGACGTCCATCACCTTGAACCACGACAGGTCGGTGAATACGGTCAGGCCGAACAGGAACAGCGCGATGAACAGCAACGTGCTGCCCTGGATGTTGAGTGCATTCTTCGCCAGATCGCCAAGGCTTTCGCCCAGGGCGCCGCCAGCGCCGGCCGGCAGACCGGTCGCGGCATGGAAATGAATGTGCGCCAGCGCAGCACCGGACAGTACGAGGAACACCAGACCGATCAGGCGCCAGGAAAACAGCCAGCCGCTCCACTGCCATGGCTCGTGACGTTGACGGAAGATCTGGTACGCCTTGACCGCCAGCAGCAACGGAAAGATATAGGCGAAGTAACCGAGCACCATGAACAGGATATCGGCGCTGTACGAGCCGGCCGGGCCGCCGAAGTTCTGCACATCGTCGATCTTGCTGTTATGGCTCCAGCCCGGGTCGTCCTTGCCGTAAGTCAGCAAAGCCATCATCAGGAACAGGCACAAGGCGCCGATGGCGATCAATGCACCTTCCTTGAGCCGGTAGTGCAGTTGCTGGCGCCAGAGCGGAACGACTGTTTTGGGTGCTTCGGTGGTCTTCTTCAAAACGCTTCTTTTCCTGCGCCCGAGGCGCGTCCATCTATTGAATGACGATAAAAAACTGCCCAATCCAGGCAGGTAAAAAAGGTGAAAAGCTCAACTGGGACTACTTTTAACACTGTGCCACTGGTTTTATAAACACAGCCATAAACACTGTGCGCAGCGAAAAGACCGTCACAACCCGGCATTGTACGGGTTTGTGCGCCCAACGCCATGTTTCAGACCCCGGCCTTGAGCATAGCCAATCGCACACGCAATGCCTTGCAATTGGAGCATGCATTGCCTTTTGTGACAAAGGCTTATGAGCTGTATTTGATGAACGTAGCGAACCTGGCCGGATCGGGCTCACGGGAATGCTCAACAGCATCGACACAGCGACGCTTACGACCACGGGCGACACATCAAGTTGCAGCTCGATGCTCGCTGCACCAGACAACTGTGCAGGACAGCGGCGCCGTTTCGCGGCAAACTCTTTCGCGGGGCCTGCACGCCCCCTGACCGCCCTCCCCTTCTGCAAGCCTGGATGCCATGCTGACTTGGTTACAACGTAATTCCCTGACCTTTCCGCCACTGGAAAAAGCCATGCGCGAGCCGAACGGATTGCTCGCCGCCGGCGGCGATCTGTGCGCCGACCGCCTGATCCAGGCCTATCGCCATGGCTGCTTTCCCTGGTTCTCCGAAGGCCAACCCATTCTCTGGTGGTCGCCAGACCCTCGCACCGTGCTGTTTCCCGACGAACTGCACGTCTCGCGCAGTCTCGGCAAGCTGCTGCGCAAGCAACGCTACCAAGTGACCTTCGATCAGGATTTCGACGCCATCATCCGCGCCTGCGCTGCCCCGCGTGACTACGCCGACGGCACCTGGATCACCGAGGCCATGCAGGATGCTTACGTAGAACTGCATCGGCGCGGTTTCGCTCATTCGGTTGAGGTCTGGGACGAGGGACAGCTGGTCGGCGGCCTGTACGGCCTGGCGATGGGCCAACTGTTTTTTGGCGAGTCGATGTTCAGCCGCGCTGACAATGCATCCAAATATGGCTTTGCCACGCTGGTGAAGCATTTGAAAGCCGCCGGGTTTGTGCTCATCGATTGCCAGATGCCGACCGATCACTTGCACAGCCTCGGTGCACGGTCCATTCCGCGCGGCGAATTCGCCGACTATCTGCGGCGCCATCTAGATCAACCGAATTCAGCGACCTGGGTTTGCTGAGCGACTTTTGCGCAGGTGGCTTACACTTAATCCACCAGCTTATCCCGAGGGTTGATTCATGACCGAGTTGGCGCGTTTGAAGTTTTATGCCACTCAGCCCCACTCTTGCAGTTATCTGCCCGAGGAGCAGGCCACGACGCTGTTTCTCGACCCGAGTCAGCCCATGGATGTGCACGTCTACGCAGACCTGTCGGAAATGGGCTTTCGTCGCAGCGGCGATCATCTGTACCGGCCGCATTGCCAGAATTGCAATGCGTGCGTGCCTGCGCGCATCCCCTCCGCCCAGTTCATCGCCAATCGCCAGCAGAAGCGTATCTACAAACGCAACGCGGACTTGCAGGTGCAGCCGGTCAAACCGCACTTCAGCGAAGAATATTTCGACCTGTACCAGCGCTACATCGAACAGCGCCATGCCGACGGCGACATGTACCCGCCGAGCCGCGATCAGTTCTCGACGTTCCTGGTGCGTGACCTGCCCTTCTCGCGCTTCTACGAATTTCGACTCGACGGACGGTTGCTCGCAGTAGCAGTCACCGATCTGCTGCCTAACGGTTTGTCGGCGGTGTACACCTTCTACGAACCGAACGAAGAACGCCGCAGCCTGGGCCGTTACGCAATCCTCTGGCAAATCGCCGAGAGCCAGCGTCTGGGCCTTGAGGCCGTGTACCTCGGTTACTGGATCAAGAACTGCAAAAAGATGAATTACAAGACGCAATATCGGCCCATCGAATTGCTGATCAATCAGCGCTGGGTCATCCTGAACTGAACCTGCGGCCTAAACCCCTTGGCGTAAACACCATTTTTCGGGCACAATGCACGCCGCTTTTGCCTGGCGCAGTTGCACCGGGCCATTCATTGGATACCGAGGGCTTTACTGCATGTCGAAAGAAGACAGCTTCGAAATGGAAGGCACTGTCGTCGACACCCTGCCCAACACCATGTTTCGTGTGGAGTTGGAAAATGGGCACGTCGTAACCGCGCATATTTCCGGCAAGATGCGCAAGAACTACATTCGTATTCTTACCGGTGACAAAGTGCGCGTCGAGCTGACGCCCTATGACTTGAGCAAAGGGCGGATCACTTACCGCGCTCGTTAATCAAGTCAATACAGAACGCCCGGGTAATGCCGGGCGTTTTTGTGTCTGGGGTTTGGCTTTTTTTCAGATCCATATGCTGCGGCTGCGTGGAAGTTGCCTGAAGATCAAAAGCAAAATCAAAGCCCCTCACCCTAGCCCTCTCCCGGAGGGAGAGGGGACTGATCGCGGTGGATGCGATAGTTACGCCGAAGTGAAATACCGAGTCGAACGGACATTTTGAAAAGCACAAAGATCGGCTCCCTCTCCAGGGGGAGAGGGCTGGGGTGAGGGGCGAAACCACCGCAATTCCAAAGCCAACCACCCGCTTCTAACCACTCAACAATGAGCGTTAGCTCGAGTGCTCTTGATCTTGAGCCACCGGCGACGTCGGGAGGCTGAGTGAAGGGATTGATCCCGCAGCGAAGGAACCCGAGCCTGCGAGGGCCGAACGTAGGAGCAAGCGTTTTGGGTTACCTTTTTGCTGGGCCGGCACTCCGGCGTAAAGGTGACTCGCCGTAAGGGCGAAACCGTAATAAGCCATCACCGCAGCAACGGATATACACCCAAAACCGTCAAACAACGAGCAACAAAAAGGCGCCCGAAGGCGCCTTTCCAATCCACATCGAGCCGTCAGGCCATTTCTGCCGTAGTTTCGAAGTCAAACGTCAACTCACCATCCTTGATGTCGATGTGCACCACACCGCCATGCTCGGCCAGTTCGCCAAACAGAATCTCCTCCGCCAGCGGACGCTTGATCTTGTCCTGGATCAGACGCGCCATCGGACGTGCGCCCATCGCCGAGTCGTAACCACCCGCTGCCAGCCAGCTGCGCGCCGCATCGGTAACCTCAAGCAACACACGCTTGTCTTCCAGCTGCGCCTGAAGCTCGGTGAGGAACTTGTCCACCACGCTCTTGATGACCTCATGACTGAGGCGACCAAACTGGATAATGGTGTCCAGACGGTTACGGAATTCCGGTGTGAAGCTCTTCTTGATCACTTCCATCGCATCGGACGAGTGGTCCTGATGGGTGAAACCGATCGAAGCCCGCGCGGCCGTTTCGGCACCAGCGTTGGTGGTCATGATCACGATCACGTTGCGGAAGTCCGCCTTGCGCCCGTTGTTATCGGTCAGCGTACCGTGGTCCATGACCTGCAACAGCAGGTTGAAGACTTCCGGATGCGCCTTCTCGATTTCATCGAGGAGCAATACGCAATGTGGCTGCTTGGTGATCGCTTCGGTCAACAGACCGCCCTGATCGAAACCGACATAGCCAGGAGGCGCACCGATCAGACGCGATACGGTGTGACGCTCCATGTACTCGGACATGTCGAAACGCACCAGCTCAATGCCCAGGGCCTTGGCCAGTTGTCGCGCGGCCTCGGTTTTACCGACACCGGTAGGCCCGGCAAACAGGAACGAACCGACCGGCTTGTCCGGCGATTTGAGGCCGGCGCGGGACAGTTTGATCGCAGTCGACAGCGAATCGATCGCCGCGTCCTGACCAAACACCGTCAGCTTCAGGTCACGCTCCAGGTTACGCAGCAGCTCCTTGTCGGAACTGGTGACGTGCTTCGGCGGAATCCGCGCGATTTTCGCGACGATGTCCTCGACCTGCGGCACTTCGATACGCTTGACGCGCATCTCCACTGGTTGCAGACGCTGGTAGGCGCCCGCCTCATCGATCACGTCAATGGCCTTGTCCGGCATGTGCCGGTCATTGATGTAGCGCGACGCCAGCTCGGCAGCGGCACGCAACGACTCATCACTGTATTCGATATTGTGATGCTGCTCGAAACGCCCTTTCAGACCACGCAGGATACCGATGGTGTCTTCCACCGATGGCTCGACGACATCGACCTTCTGGAAGCGACGCGCCAAGGCACGGTCCTTCTCGAAGATGCCGCGAAATTCCTGGAACGTGGTCGAACCGATGCAGCGAATGTCGCCAGACGACAGCAGCGGCTTGAGCAGATTGGACGCATCCATCACGCCACCGGACGCAGCACCCGCACCGATGATGGTGTGGATCTCGTCGATGAACAGGATCGCCTGCGGACGCTTTTTCAGCTCATTGAGCAGCGCCTTGAAGCGCTTCTCGAAATCACCGCGATACTTGGTGCCCGCGAGCAGAGCGCCAAGATCGAGCGAATAAACAACCGCATTGGCCAGCAGATCCGGCACCTGATTGTCGACGATGCGCTTGGCCAGGCCTTCGGCAATCGCGGTCTTACCCACGCCTGCTTCGCCGACCAGCAGCGGATTGTTCTTGCGCCGGCGCGCAAGAATCTGCGCGACACGCTCGACTTCCGACTCACGACCAACCAATGGATCAATGCGACCCTGGCGCGCGAGTTCGTTGAGGTTGCTGGCATAAGCATCCAGAGGATTGCCTGAAGAAGAAGACTCACCGCCCTCGTCGTCCTGCATATCTTGTTCACCTTCAGAGTGATCGCCGTGCCCCGGTACTTTCGAAATGCCGTGGGCGATGTAGTTGACGACATCGATGCGGGCCACGCTCTGCTGTTTCAGCAGGAACACGGCCTGACTCTCTTGCTCACTGAAGATGGCGACCAGCACGTTGGCGCCGGTCACTTCGCGTTTGCCCGAGCTCTGTACGTGAAAAACAGCACGCTGCAGGACACGCTGGAAGCCCAGGGTTGGCTGGGTCTCGCGATCCTCGTCATGCACGGGGATCAATGGCGTGGTGGAGTCGATGAACTCCTGCAGATCATGCTTGAGTTTGTCGAGGTTTGCGCCGCAGGCACGCAAAACGGTGGCGGCAGCCTCATTATCCAATAGGGCCAGCAGGAGATGTTCGACGGTCATGAATTCATGACGCTTCGAACGAGCCTCCTTGAAGGCAAGATTGAGGGTGACTTCGAGCTCGCGGTTTAACATAGCTTCACCTCATACCCAAGTGGTCGGCGATTAACCGTCCTTCTCGATTTCACAGAGTAGCGGATGCTGGCTTTCCCTGGCGTACTGGTTGACCTGCATGGCCTTTGTCTCGGCGATGTCGCGGGTAAACACTCCACATACTGCCCGTCCTTCTGTATGGACGGCCAGCATGACCTTGGTCGCCAGCTCGCGATTCAGGTTAAAAAACACCTCGAGCACTTCGACGACGAAATCCATCGGTGTGTAGTCATCGTTGAACAAAACCACCTTGTACATCGGCGGCGCCTGTAACGCGGGCTTTGCTTCCTGAACAGCAACGCCTGCCGAATCGTCGTCGTGCTCCTGTGGAAGATCCTTTTGGAGAAGCGGGCGATCCTGATTGAATGTTAGTCGAATCTGGCTGATTGCATGCATGGAAAAAAAGGTTCGTCAGTTGTGCGAATACAGTGGTGGGGGCGGTTGCACACGTTTTCAACTACGACTGCCCGGTCACCTTGACTATCGGGAAAACGGTGTTACAACCAATAGAGCCCACAGTGGGTAAAAAAGATCCGCGGAGTCAATTCTTTTATCGAATTCGATTGCGGATGTCGTGGATGATACTCCAGCGATGGAGTCTGTTGCAGAGGGATTTGAGCATGGCTGTCGGCAAGGTGAAATGGTTTAACAATGCCAAGGGTTTTGGATTCATTATCGAGAACGGCCAGACAGAAGACCTGTTTGCCCACTACTCGGCCATCCAGATGGATGGCTATAAAACTCTAAAGGCCGGCCAGGAGGTGTACTTCGAATTCCTTCAAGGCCCAAAAGGCCTGCACGCAATCGCGATCCGGGACAAAAAAACAGTGGATGAAGCTGGGGGTGCGGCAGAAGCCGCTGCCGCCGCGACGGGCGCCATCAGTAACGCTGTTGTCGTGAGCTGAGCAAACTCACCCAAGACACCCATCCAAAAAAAAAAACCGCCTGACTCAACCCATCGAGTCAGGCGGTTTTTGTGTGCCTGCAATTTTTACATATGCGAAATCAACGCATCCCCGAACCCGGAAGACGACACCAGCTTGGCCCCATCCATCAAACGCTCGAAATCATAAGTAACAGTCTTCGCGCTGATCGCACCGTTGGTGCCCTTGATGATCAGGTCCGCCGCTTCGGTCCAGCCCATATGACGCAACATCATCTCGGCCGAGAGAATCAGCGAGCCCGGGTTGACCTGGTCCTTGCCGGCATATTTCGGCGCGGTACCGTGGGTCGCTTCGAACATCGCCACGGTGTCGGACAGGTTGGCACCCGGCGCAATACCGATACCACCCACTTCCGCCGCCAGGGCGTCGGACAGGTAGTCACCGTTGAGGTTAAGCGTAGCGATCACATCGTATTCGGCCGGGCGCAGCAGGATCTGCTGGAGCATGGCGTCGGCGATGGCGTCCTTGACCACAACATTCTTGCCGGTTTTCGGATTCTTGAACTGCATCCACGGACCGCCGTCGAGCAGGGTCGCACCGAACTCTTCGGCCGCCACTTCGTAGGCCCATTCCTTGAAGGCACCTTCGGTGAACTTCATGATGTTGCCTTTGTGCACGATGGTCAGCGAGTCGCGGTCATTATCGACCACATATTGCAGGGCCTTGCGCGCCAGACGCTTGGTGCCTTCGCGGGAGACCGGCTTGACGCCGATGCCGCAGTTTTCGTCGAAACGGATCTTGGTGACGCCCATTTCTTCTTTAAGGAATTTGATGACCTTGGTGGCTTCCGGCGAACCGGCCTTCCATTCGATACCGGCGTAGATGTCTTCGGAGTTCTCGCGGAAGATGGTCATGTCGACATCGCCAGGCTTTTTCACCGGGCTCGGCACGCCTTCGAACCAGCGCACCGGGCGCAGGCAGACGTACAGGTCGAGTTGCTGACGCAGCGCCACGTTCAGCGAGCGGATACCGCCACCGACCGGAGTGGTCAGCGGGCCTTTGATGGAGACCACGTAATCCTTGACCGCGTCGAGGGTTTCCTGCGGCAGCCAGGTGTCCTGATCATAAACCTGAGTGGCCTTTTCGCCGGCGTAGACTTCCATCCAGGAAATCTTGCGCTTGCCGCCGTAGGCCTTTTCAACAGCAGCAT
This window contains:
- the clpS gene encoding ATP-dependent Clp protease adapter ClpS — its product is MHAISQIRLTFNQDRPLLQKDLPQEHDDDSAGVAVQEAKPALQAPPMYKVVLFNDDYTPMDFVVEVLEVFFNLNRELATKVMLAVHTEGRAVCGVFTRDIAETKAMQVNQYARESQHPLLCEIEKDG
- a CDS encoding arginyltransferase codes for the protein MTELARLKFYATQPHSCSYLPEEQATTLFLDPSQPMDVHVYADLSEMGFRRSGDHLYRPHCQNCNACVPARIPSAQFIANRQQKRIYKRNADLQVQPVKPHFSEEYFDLYQRYIEQRHADGDMYPPSRDQFSTFLVRDLPFSRFYEFRLDGRLLAVAVTDLLPNGLSAVYTFYEPNEERRSLGRYAILWQIAESQRLGLEAVYLGYWIKNCKKMNYKTQYRPIELLINQRWVILN
- the aat gene encoding leucyl/phenylalanyl-tRNA--protein transferase, whose translation is MLTWLQRNSLTFPPLEKAMREPNGLLAAGGDLCADRLIQAYRHGCFPWFSEGQPILWWSPDPRTVLFPDELHVSRSLGKLLRKQRYQVTFDQDFDAIIRACAAPRDYADGTWITEAMQDAYVELHRRGFAHSVEVWDEGQLVGGLYGLAMGQLFFGESMFSRADNASKYGFATLVKHLKAAGFVLIDCQMPTDHLHSLGARSIPRGEFADYLRRHLDQPNSATWVC
- the infA gene encoding translation initiation factor IF-1 encodes the protein MSKEDSFEMEGTVVDTLPNTMFRVELENGHVVTAHISGKMRKNYIRILTGDKVRVELTPYDLSKGRITYRAR
- the ftsK gene encoding DNA translocase FtsK, with amino-acid sequence MKKTTEAPKTVVPLWRQQLHYRLKEGALIAIGALCLFLMMALLTYGKDDPGWSHNSKIDDVQNFGGPAGSYSADILFMVLGYFAYIFPLLLAVKAYQIFRQRHEPWQWSGWLFSWRLIGLVFLVLSGAALAHIHFHAATGLPAGAGGALGESLGDLAKNALNIQGSTLLFIALFLFGLTVFTDLSWFKVMDVTGKITLDLFELFQGALNRWWSARTERKQLVAQLREVDDRVHDVVAPTVTDKREQAKVKERLIEREQALSKHMSDREKQVPPVIAPAPAKVPEPSKRVQKEKQAPLFVDSAVEGTLPPISILDPAEKKQLNYSPESLAAVGHLLEIKLKEFGVEVTVDSIHPGPVITRYEIQPAAGVKVSRIANLAKDLARSLAVTSVRVVEVIPGKTTVGIEIPNEDRQIVRFSEVLSTPEYDNFKSPVTLALGHDIGGKPVITDLAKMPHLLVAGTTGSGKSVGVNAMILSILFKSGPDDAKLIMIDPKMLELSIYEGIPHLLCPVVTDMKDAANALRWSVAEMERRYKLMAKMGVRNLSGFNAKVKEAQDAGEPLSDPLYKRESIHDEAPLLQKLPTIVVVVDEFADMMMIVGKKVEELIARIAQKARAAGIHLILATQRPSVDVITGLIKANIPTRMAFQVSSKIDSRTIIDQGGAEQLLGHGDMLYMPPGTSLPIRVHGAFVSDDEVHRVVEAWKLRGAPEYNDDILNGVEEAGSGFEGSSGGGDGDDPEADALYDEAVQFVLESRRASISAVQRKLKIGYNRAARMIEAMEMAGVVTSMNTNGSREVLAPGPVRD
- the clpA gene encoding ATP-dependent Clp protease ATP-binding subunit ClpA, coding for MLNRELEVTLNLAFKEARSKRHEFMTVEHLLLALLDNEAAATVLRACGANLDKLKHDLQEFIDSTTPLIPVHDEDRETQPTLGFQRVLQRAVFHVQSSGKREVTGANVLVAIFSEQESQAVFLLKQQSVARIDVVNYIAHGISKVPGHGDHSEGEQDMQDDEGGESSSSGNPLDAYASNLNELARQGRIDPLVGRESEVERVAQILARRRKNNPLLVGEAGVGKTAIAEGLAKRIVDNQVPDLLANAVVYSLDLGALLAGTKYRGDFEKRFKALLNELKKRPQAILFIDEIHTIIGAGAASGGVMDASNLLKPLLSSGDIRCIGSTTFQEFRGIFEKDRALARRFQKVDVVEPSVEDTIGILRGLKGRFEQHHNIEYSDESLRAAAELASRYINDRHMPDKAIDVIDEAGAYQRLQPVEMRVKRIEVPQVEDIVAKIARIPPKHVTSSDKELLRNLERDLKLTVFGQDAAIDSLSTAIKLSRAGLKSPDKPVGSFLFAGPTGVGKTEAARQLAKALGIELVRFDMSEYMERHTVSRLIGAPPGYVGFDQGGLLTEAITKQPHCVLLLDEIEKAHPEVFNLLLQVMDHGTLTDNNGRKADFRNVIVIMTTNAGAETAARASIGFTHQDHSSDAMEVIKKSFTPEFRNRLDTIIQFGRLSHEVIKSVVDKFLTELQAQLEDKRVLLEVTDAARSWLAAGGYDSAMGARPMARLIQDKIKRPLAEEILFGELAEHGGVVHIDIKDGELTFDFETTAEMA
- the icd gene encoding NADP-dependent isocitrate dehydrogenase, which gives rise to MGYKKIQVPAVGDKITVNADHSLNVPDNPIIPFIEGDGIGVDISPVMIKVVDAAVEKAYGGKRKISWMEVYAGEKATQVYDQDTWLPQETLDAVKDYVVSIKGPLTTPVGGGIRSLNVALRQQLDLYVCLRPVRWFEGVPSPVKKPGDVDMTIFRENSEDIYAGIEWKAGSPEATKVIKFLKEEMGVTKIRFDENCGIGVKPVSREGTKRLARKALQYVVDNDRDSLTIVHKGNIMKFTEGAFKEWAYEVAAEEFGATLLDGGPWMQFKNPKTGKNVVVKDAIADAMLQQILLRPAEYDVIATLNLNGDYLSDALAAEVGGIGIAPGANLSDTVAMFEATHGTAPKYAGKDQVNPGSLILSAEMMLRHMGWTEAADLIIKGTNGAISAKTVTYDFERLMDGAKLVSSSGFGDALISHM
- the cspD gene encoding cold shock domain-containing protein CspD, which gives rise to MAVGKVKWFNNAKGFGFIIENGQTEDLFAHYSAIQMDGYKTLKAGQEVYFEFLQGPKGLHAIAIRDKKTVDEAGGAAEAAAAATGAISNAVVVS